The Vicinamibacterales bacterium genome has a window encoding:
- a CDS encoding penicillin acylase family protein, which yields MKLRPIAVVLLLALTSAGSSALAQAPATSLQMAGLSQPVEIIRDRWGINHIYAQNEADLFFAQGYAAAKDRLFQFEMWRRQATGTVAEILGPREARRDQGARLHMFRGDLDDELNRYHPRGKLIVEAYVRGINAYVAETEKNAALLPMEFRMLGITPGRWTPAVVISRHQALASNASEEVRSIRAIKAIGLDRTRELLYFQGGDPRFDLDPAIDPKVFPDNVLDIYTAFRASIQFRPEDVLPQYRGGAVIAGGAPNAIAADPAGPLSLEADPRDIGSNNWVVSGSKTVSTRPILANDPHRVIAAPSLRYWVHLVAPGWNVIGGGEPVLPGVSIGHNEHGAWGLTIFGQDAEDLYVYDTNPANANEYRYKGGWEPMRVIADTIPVKGAKPEPVELKYTRHGPVVFEDRANRKAYALRAGWMEPGGAPYLASLRMNQARNWEEFREACSFSQMPSENMVWVDRSGTIGWQAAGIQPIRRNWSGVLPVPGDGRYEWDGYLPIKALPYDANPSRGFIATANNYLLPDDYPNKDLLHVTNWADAFRASRITEVLGSGRLFSVAEMTRLQNDDLSVVARALTPLLRRVTLSNAASARARDLLTNWDFVLDKDSVAAGVYAMWQRRILDNARQVVVPAEAIKAVGANLVSTKRVIDWLHAPDGRFGANPVAGRDALVARSIDEAVAELTKRYGPDMQGWKYGQERYHHALLRHPLSDVVNAVTRAKLEVGPLPRGGDGMTVSATGNADNQASGGSLKIIADTDDWDNSVGLNTPGQSGDPDSPHYRDLFELWAQGTYFPVAYSRKKVESVTEGVTRLVPGAR from the coding sequence ATGAAGCTTCGACCCATTGCCGTCGTGCTCCTCTTGGCCCTGACATCGGCCGGCAGCAGTGCCCTGGCCCAGGCGCCGGCCACCAGCCTCCAGATGGCCGGGCTCAGTCAGCCCGTGGAGATCATCCGCGACCGCTGGGGCATCAACCACATCTATGCGCAAAACGAGGCCGACCTGTTCTTCGCGCAGGGGTATGCGGCGGCGAAGGACCGCCTGTTCCAGTTCGAGATGTGGCGGCGGCAGGCCACCGGCACGGTGGCGGAGATTCTCGGACCGCGGGAAGCGCGCCGCGACCAGGGTGCGCGCCTCCACATGTTCCGCGGCGACCTCGATGACGAGCTGAACCGGTATCACCCGCGCGGCAAGCTGATTGTCGAGGCCTACGTGCGCGGCATCAACGCCTACGTCGCCGAAACCGAGAAGAACGCCGCGCTGCTCCCCATGGAATTCAGGATGCTCGGCATCACGCCGGGCCGATGGACGCCGGCGGTCGTGATCTCGCGGCACCAGGCCCTGGCGTCCAACGCCAGCGAAGAGGTGCGGTCGATTCGCGCGATCAAGGCCATCGGCCTCGACCGAACGCGAGAGCTGCTCTACTTCCAGGGCGGCGATCCGCGCTTCGACCTCGATCCCGCCATCGATCCGAAGGTGTTCCCCGACAACGTGCTGGACATCTACACCGCGTTCCGCGCCAGCATCCAGTTCAGGCCCGAGGATGTGTTGCCGCAGTACAGGGGAGGCGCGGTGATCGCCGGCGGCGCCCCGAATGCCATCGCGGCCGACCCGGCCGGACCGCTGTCGCTCGAGGCGGATCCGCGGGACATCGGATCGAATAACTGGGTGGTGTCGGGTTCGAAGACGGTCAGCACCAGACCGATCCTCGCCAACGATCCGCACCGCGTGATCGCGGCCCCGTCGCTGCGCTACTGGGTGCACTTGGTGGCGCCGGGCTGGAACGTGATCGGCGGCGGCGAGCCCGTGCTCCCCGGCGTCTCGATTGGCCACAACGAACATGGCGCGTGGGGCCTGACGATTTTCGGACAGGACGCGGAAGACCTGTACGTCTACGACACCAACCCGGCGAATGCGAACGAGTATCGCTACAAGGGTGGCTGGGAGCCGATGCGCGTGATCGCCGACACGATTCCCGTCAAGGGCGCAAAGCCCGAGCCGGTGGAGTTGAAATACACGCGTCACGGTCCGGTGGTGTTCGAAGACCGCGCCAACCGCAAGGCCTACGCGCTGCGCGCGGGATGGATGGAGCCCGGCGGCGCGCCGTATCTCGCCAGCCTCCGGATGAACCAGGCCAGGAACTGGGAGGAGTTCCGCGAAGCCTGCAGCTTCAGCCAGATGCCGTCCGAGAACATGGTGTGGGTCGATCGCAGCGGCACCATTGGCTGGCAGGCGGCGGGCATCCAGCCGATCCGGCGCAACTGGAGCGGCGTGCTGCCGGTGCCGGGCGATGGCCGATACGAGTGGGACGGCTACCTGCCGATCAAGGCGCTGCCGTACGACGCCAACCCGTCACGTGGCTTCATCGCCACGGCCAACAACTACCTGCTGCCCGACGACTATCCCAATAAGGATCTGTTGCACGTCACCAACTGGGCCGATGCGTTTCGCGCCTCGCGCATCACCGAGGTGCTCGGCTCGGGCCGGCTGTTCAGCGTCGCGGAAATGACGCGGCTGCAGAACGACGACCTGTCGGTGGTCGCGCGGGCGCTGACACCGCTGCTGAGGCGCGTCACCCTGTCGAACGCCGCGAGCGCGAGGGCACGAGACCTGCTGACGAATTGGGATTTCGTGCTCGACAAGGATTCAGTCGCCGCCGGCGTGTACGCGATGTGGCAGCGACGCATTCTCGACAATGCCCGGCAGGTGGTCGTGCCGGCTGAGGCGATCAAGGCGGTGGGCGCCAACCTCGTGTCGACCAAGCGGGTCATCGATTGGCTCCATGCACCCGATGGCCGCTTTGGCGCCAACCCCGTCGCCGGCCGCGATGCGCTGGTGGCGCGCAGCATCGACGAAGCGGTCGCCGAACTGACCAAGCGGTATGGCCCCGACATGCAGGGCTGGAAGTACGGCCAGGAGCGCTATCACCACGCGCTGTTGCGTCACCCCTTATCGGACGTCGTCAACGCCGTCACGCGCGCGAAGCTCGAGGTCGGTCCGCTGCCACGCGGCGGTGACGGCATGACGGTGAGCGCGACGGGCAATGCCGACAACCAGGCGTCGGGCGGGTCGTTGAAGATCATCGCCGACACCGACGACTGGGATAACTCGGTTGGCCTCAACACCCCGGGCCAGTCCGGCGATCCAGACAGCCCCCATTACCGCGACCTGTTCGAGCTGTGGGCGCAGGGGACGTACTTCCCCGTGGCCTACTCCCGCAAGAAAGTGGAGTCGGTCACCGAGGGGGTGACGCGCTTGGTACCAGGCGCGCGCTGA
- the argH gene encoding argininosuccinate lyase produces MKFAPEYVANVLNENFEDAKELLLSPLMAIHYAHLVMLTEQGIITKEDARALHAALDGISLDSVRKVLYDGTYEDLFFYIERLIKQSCDEDVAGRLHTARSRNDIDMTMYRIRQREFIAALASALLDLRGNLLVLAGRHTGTVYGAHTHTQPAQPSTIAHYLLAVIEQLERDTTRLAAAYESTNHNPLGACAITGTGFLIDRHRTSELLGFSGPTGNTYGSIATVDYLLESVSATSVLIVGLGRVIQDFLLWCTMEFGYLRLSDGFVQGSSIMPQKRNPVALEHARAIGSKAVGQAQAITTAVHNTPFGDIVDTEDDLQPLVASMFGDAIRMVTLVAAAMRLADFNVEHLASRAAHGGTTMTELADTLVRDHNLPFRSAHGIAALLLKARTEDPNVSLSAALHSASSAILGRPLEYSEAELQTVLSPAHFVAVRKTHGGPAPEVTARAVAASQRLLEMDRENWSIRRERLDSAGANLKALVTQL; encoded by the coding sequence ATGAAATTTGCCCCCGAGTACGTGGCCAACGTACTCAACGAGAACTTCGAAGACGCCAAAGAGCTGCTGCTGTCGCCGCTGATGGCGATTCACTACGCGCACCTGGTCATGCTCACCGAGCAGGGCATCATCACGAAGGAGGATGCCCGTGCCCTCCACGCCGCGCTCGACGGCATCTCCCTCGACAGTGTCCGCAAGGTCCTCTACGACGGCACCTACGAAGACCTGTTCTTCTATATCGAGCGCCTGATCAAGCAGTCGTGTGATGAAGATGTCGCCGGCCGCCTCCACACCGCGCGCAGCCGCAACGACATCGACATGACGATGTACCGCATCCGGCAGCGCGAGTTCATCGCGGCGCTGGCGTCGGCCCTGCTCGACCTGCGCGGCAACCTGCTGGTCCTGGCCGGGCGCCATACCGGCACCGTCTACGGCGCGCACACGCACACGCAGCCGGCGCAGCCCTCGACCATCGCGCACTACCTGCTGGCGGTGATCGAACAACTCGAGCGCGATACCACGCGGCTGGCGGCGGCGTACGAGTCCACGAACCACAATCCGCTCGGGGCCTGCGCCATCACCGGCACCGGCTTTCTGATCGATCGCCACCGCACCAGCGAGCTGCTGGGCTTCAGCGGCCCCACCGGCAACACCTACGGCAGCATTGCCACGGTGGACTACCTGCTGGAGAGCGTGTCGGCCACCAGCGTGCTGATTGTCGGCCTCGGCCGCGTCATCCAGGACTTCCTGCTCTGGTGCACGATGGAGTTCGGCTACCTGCGCCTCAGCGACGGCTTCGTGCAGGGCAGCAGCATCATGCCGCAGAAGCGGAACCCGGTCGCCCTCGAGCACGCGCGCGCCATCGGCAGCAAGGCCGTGGGCCAGGCGCAGGCCATCACCACCGCCGTCCACAACACCCCCTTCGGCGACATCGTCGATACCGAAGACGACCTGCAGCCGCTGGTGGCGTCGATGTTCGGGGATGCCATCCGCATGGTGACGCTGGTGGCGGCGGCGATGCGGCTGGCCGACTTCAACGTGGAACACCTGGCGTCGCGGGCCGCGCACGGCGGCACCACCATGACCGAGCTGGCCGACACGCTGGTCCGCGATCACAACCTGCCGTTCCGGTCGGCGCACGGGATTGCCGCGCTGCTGCTCAAGGCGCGGACCGAGGACCCGAACGTGTCGCTGTCGGCGGCGCTTCACAGCGCGTCGAGCGCCATCCTTGGACGTCCGCTGGAATATTCCGAGGCGGAGTTGCAGACGGTGCTGAGCCCCGCGCATTTCGTCGCCGTCAGGAAGACCCACGGCGGCCCGGCCCCGGAGGTCACGGCGCGGGCCGTCGCCGCCTCGCAGCGGTTGCTGGAGATGGATCGGGAGAACTGGTCGATCCGCCGCGAGCGGCTCGATTCAGCCGGCGCCAACCTCAAAGCGCTGGTGACGCAACTGTGA
- a CDS encoding sodium:solute symporter, which yields MSAIDWTIIAVYLAWVIWDGIRLSKNTSGLEGYFLASRSLPWWAIGLSVMATQLSAITMIGTTGQGYAVGMSLLQQYYALPIAMIIIAVTFVPFFHNARIFTAYEYLEKRFDAKTRSFTALLFLFSRGLACGAVISAPAVVLSVMIGLDVTTTCLLMGVPTAIYTMFGGVQAVAWTDVKQMYLIIGGLVAACLALMLGLPDNVSVGEALRIAGTTGRLQVFDFSTDPSVRYTFWTGTIGALFLFLSYFGTDQSQVQRYLTAKSIDQARSSLFMSAYWKIPLQALVMIIGVFMFMFYVFTPPPMLFNPAHDQRVRESARAGEYVALEQKFGEAIAARKLAAEQFAAADRSGDVSARDARSAAFNAEEARVQAVRAEAVTLVKDVSGDSTYNDINYVFPTFIVTHLPVGLIGLLMAAIFAAAMSTISGELSALSTSTVIDFYRRWVRDDDDEKHLLRVSKVATLFWGVLASVVAIWAAELGSLIEVVNRFGSFFYGSILGVFLLAIGWKRANSTGAFVGLITGMAVVGYVTVFTSIAFLWHNLIGAVVVFVAGMIISEFTGPRKA from the coding sequence ATGTCCGCGATCGACTGGACGATTATCGCGGTCTACCTGGCGTGGGTGATCTGGGACGGCATCCGCCTCAGCAAGAACACCAGCGGGCTCGAGGGCTACTTCCTGGCGAGCCGCAGCCTGCCGTGGTGGGCCATCGGGCTGTCGGTGATGGCGACGCAGTTGTCGGCCATCACCATGATCGGCACCACCGGCCAGGGCTATGCCGTCGGCATGAGCCTGCTGCAGCAGTACTACGCGCTGCCGATCGCGATGATCATCATCGCCGTCACCTTCGTCCCGTTCTTCCACAACGCGCGCATCTTCACCGCTTACGAGTACCTCGAGAAGCGCTTCGACGCGAAGACGCGTTCGTTCACCGCCCTGCTATTCCTGTTTTCACGGGGACTCGCGTGCGGCGCCGTGATCTCGGCGCCGGCGGTGGTGCTGTCGGTGATGATCGGCCTCGACGTCACCACCACCTGCCTGCTGATGGGCGTGCCCACCGCCATCTACACGATGTTCGGCGGCGTGCAGGCGGTGGCCTGGACCGACGTCAAGCAGATGTACCTGATCATCGGCGGCCTGGTGGCGGCGTGCCTCGCGCTGATGCTGGGCCTGCCCGACAACGTCAGTGTCGGTGAGGCGCTGCGGATCGCCGGCACCACCGGGCGCCTGCAGGTGTTCGACTTCTCGACCGACCCGAGCGTGCGCTACACGTTCTGGACCGGCACGATCGGGGCGCTGTTCCTGTTCCTGTCGTACTTCGGCACCGACCAGAGCCAGGTGCAGCGCTACCTGACCGCCAAGTCGATCGACCAGGCCCGCTCGTCGCTCTTCATGAGCGCCTACTGGAAGATTCCGCTGCAGGCGCTGGTGATGATCATCGGCGTGTTCATGTTCATGTTCTACGTGTTCACGCCGCCGCCGATGCTGTTCAACCCGGCGCACGACCAGCGCGTGCGCGAGAGCGCGCGGGCGGGCGAGTACGTTGCGCTCGAGCAGAAGTTTGGCGAGGCGATCGCCGCCAGGAAGCTGGCCGCCGAGCAATTCGCCGCGGCCGATCGGTCGGGCGACGTGTCAGCCAGGGACGCGCGGTCGGCGGCGTTCAACGCCGAAGAGGCGCGCGTGCAGGCCGTGCGCGCCGAGGCGGTGACGCTCGTCAAGGACGTGTCGGGCGACTCGACCTACAACGACATCAACTACGTCTTCCCGACCTTCATCGTCACGCACCTGCCGGTGGGCTTGATCGGCCTGCTGATGGCCGCCATCTTCGCCGCCGCGATGTCCACGATTTCAGGGGAGCTGTCGGCCCTCTCCACGTCCACCGTGATCGACTTCTACCGCCGCTGGGTGCGAGACGATGACGATGAGAAGCACTTGCTGCGGGTCTCGAAGGTGGCGACGCTGTTCTGGGGCGTGCTGGCGTCGGTGGTCGCGATCTGGGCGGCGGAGCTGGGGTCGCTGATCGAAGTGGTGAACCGCTTCGGATCGTTCTTCTACGGATCGATCCTCGGTGTGTTCCTGCTCGCCATCGGCTGGAAGCGCGCCAACTCGACCGGCGCGTTCGTGGGGCTGATCACCGGCATGGCCGTGGTCGGCTACGTCACCGTGTTCACGTCGATCGCCTTCCTCTGGCACAACCTGATCGGCGCCGTCGTCGTGTTCGTGGCCGGGATGATCATCAGCGAGTTCACCGGGCCGCGGAAGGCGTAA
- a CDS encoding YciI family protein: MYAMVIVRYRRPIEEVLAQQEAHRAFLRKLKEEGTLLAAGPNEPRFGGMFLVRVPDENPQQALDAIRDADPYYLAGVAQYELMQWNVVIGKDALDKL, from the coding sequence ATGTATGCCATGGTGATCGTCCGGTACCGCCGGCCCATTGAAGAAGTGCTCGCCCAGCAGGAGGCCCACCGGGCGTTCCTGCGGAAGCTCAAGGAAGAAGGCACCCTCCTCGCCGCCGGCCCCAACGAGCCGCGCTTCGGCGGCATGTTCCTGGTGCGCGTGCCGGACGAGAACCCGCAGCAGGCGCTGGATGCGATTCGCGACGCGGACCCGTACTACCTGGCCGGTGTGGCGCAGTACGAGTTGATGCAGTGGAATGTGGTGATCGGAAAAGACGCGCTGGACAAGCTCTAG
- a CDS encoding S9 family peptidase: MKKLLASLLLLPGLVFAQGRALTIDDLYDPAKRIDFSGGAPSGLAWMSDAEYAWPKPGERGSVEWVKVDAATGASTPLFDAAKMRAAFDALPGLRAEDVARLPNSRGLEMNPARTAAVVSIGDDLYYYPFGTDRVFRLTFDPAAEEEFSFSPDGKLLAFLRGNDLYVIEVDQRRIERRLTTDGGPQLLNGKLDWVYQEEIYGRGNYRAYWWSPDSVHLAYLQLNEAPVPEFTVIDHLPKRLGIETWDYPKAGDPNPTVKLGVLPVAGGATRWANLEKYAPAEFLIVNVSWTPDGKQVAYQVQNREQTWLDLNLAEPNGGAPRTILRETTKAWVDPIGPPTFLKDGTFVWASDRSGWRHVYHYKMDGSLVRAITSGAWDIKAFHGVDETGGWLYFSGTERSYIGSDVYRVKVDGTGLTRLTQTPGSHRAAFSPGLAHYIDNFSDLTTPPQVRIHRADGTQVRLVHESKVDLSPFKLSKPELLQVKARDGFAMEAMLIKPVDFNPSRKYPVMQFTYAGPAAPMVRNAWPGGTMMYYQMLAQRGIAVWIMDNRSASAKGAQSAWGIHKQLGVSELADIEDGLTWLKKQPWVDGSRIGLDGWSYGGFMTTYALTHSTSFAMGIGGGNVTDWSLYDSVYTERMMLMPQNNPEGYEKSSVLKAAKNLHGQLLLIHGVIDDNVHMQNTMSLAYELQKAGKPFRLMTYERSRHGVADPDLVKHMRQMMLDFTVETLLKLVPQAATTASK; the protein is encoded by the coding sequence ATGAAAAAACTGCTTGCTTCCCTCCTTTTGCTGCCCGGGTTGGTGTTTGCGCAGGGACGGGCACTCACCATCGACGACCTCTACGACCCGGCCAAGCGGATCGACTTCTCAGGCGGCGCGCCGTCCGGCTTGGCCTGGATGTCAGACGCCGAATACGCGTGGCCGAAGCCGGGCGAGCGCGGCAGCGTCGAGTGGGTCAAGGTGGACGCCGCCACCGGCGCCAGCACGCCCCTGTTCGACGCCGCGAAGATGCGCGCCGCGTTCGATGCCTTGCCGGGCCTGCGCGCCGAGGACGTGGCGCGGCTGCCCAACTCGCGCGGCCTCGAGATGAACCCGGCCCGCACGGCGGCGGTGGTGTCGATCGGCGACGATTTGTACTACTACCCGTTCGGGACCGACCGCGTGTTCCGCCTCACTTTCGACCCCGCGGCTGAAGAGGAATTCTCGTTCAGCCCCGACGGCAAGCTCCTGGCCTTCCTGCGCGGCAACGACCTCTACGTGATCGAGGTGGACCAGCGCCGCATCGAGCGCCGCCTCACCACCGACGGCGGCCCGCAGCTGCTGAACGGCAAGCTCGACTGGGTCTACCAGGAAGAGATCTACGGCCGCGGCAACTACCGCGCGTACTGGTGGAGTCCGGACTCCGTCCACCTCGCCTACCTGCAGCTCAACGAAGCGCCGGTCCCCGAGTTCACGGTGATCGATCACCTGCCGAAGCGTCTCGGCATCGAGACCTGGGACTACCCGAAGGCCGGCGACCCCAATCCCACCGTGAAGCTCGGTGTGCTCCCGGTGGCCGGCGGCGCCACGCGCTGGGCGAACCTCGAGAAGTACGCGCCGGCGGAGTTCCTCATCGTCAACGTGAGCTGGACGCCGGATGGGAAGCAGGTCGCCTACCAGGTGCAGAACCGCGAGCAGACCTGGCTCGACCTGAACCTGGCCGAGCCGAACGGCGGCGCGCCGCGCACCATCCTGCGCGAGACCACCAAGGCGTGGGTGGATCCGATTGGCCCGCCGACGTTCCTGAAGGACGGCACGTTCGTGTGGGCGAGCGATCGGTCCGGCTGGCGGCATGTCTACCACTACAAGATGGACGGGTCGCTGGTGCGCGCGATCACCAGCGGCGCGTGGGACATCAAGGCGTTCCACGGCGTGGACGAGACCGGCGGCTGGCTGTATTTCTCCGGCACCGAACGGAGCTACATCGGCAGTGATGTGTATCGCGTGAAGGTGGATGGCACCGGCCTGACGCGCTTGACGCAGACGCCCGGATCGCACCGCGCCGCCTTCTCACCGGGACTCGCCCACTACATCGACAACTTCAGCGACCTCACCACGCCGCCACAAGTGCGCATCCATCGCGCCGACGGCACCCAGGTGCGCCTGGTCCACGAGAGCAAGGTGGATCTGTCGCCGTTCAAGCTGTCGAAGCCGGAGCTGCTGCAGGTGAAGGCGCGCGACGGCTTCGCGATGGAAGCCATGTTGATCAAACCGGTGGACTTCAACCCGTCGCGGAAGTACCCGGTAATGCAGTTCACCTACGCCGGCCCGGCGGCGCCGATGGTCCGCAACGCGTGGCCTGGCGGAACGATGATGTATTACCAGATGCTGGCGCAGCGCGGCATCGCGGTGTGGATCATGGACAACCGCTCGGCAAGCGCCAAGGGCGCGCAGTCGGCCTGGGGCATCCACAAGCAGCTCGGCGTGTCGGAACTCGCCGACATCGAAGACGGCCTCACCTGGCTGAAGAAGCAGCCGTGGGTCGATGGCTCGCGCATCGGCCTCGACGGCTGGAGCTACGGCGGCTTCATGACCACCTACGCGCTCACTCACAGCACCAGCTTCGCGATGGGCATCGGCGGCGGCAACGTCACCGACTGGAGCCTCTACGACAGCGTCTACACCGAGCGCATGATGCTGATGCCGCAGAACAATCCCGAGGGCTACGAGAAGTCGTCGGTGCTGAAGGCGGCAAAGAACCTGCACGGCCAGTTGCTGCTGATCCACGGCGTGATCGACGACAACGTGCACATGCAGAACACCATGTCGCTGGCGTACGAGCTGCAGAAGGCCGGCAAGCCGTTCCGGCTGATGACCTACGAGCGCTCGCGCCACGGCGTCGCCGACCCGGACCTGGTGAAGCACATGCGACAGATGATGCTGGACTTCACGGTGGAGACGCTGCTCAAGCTAGTGCCGCAAGCAGCCACGACTGCATCGAAGTAA
- a CDS encoding MBL fold metallo-hydrolase, whose amino-acid sequence MASGFKGKVYCTGGTHDLSKLILPDAARIQEEDARHANKHGFSKHHPALPLYTEADATAALSRFKVCPMEKKVQVADHLDVEFINAGHLLGSSFVLATRRGNGGGRVLFGGDLGRYNRPILPDPSPGVETDVLLVESTYGDRLHPPEDDGAAFAAIVNDTVTRRGKLILPSFAIGRVEELLYWLYRLEDQNRIPKLPIYVDSPMALEGLEFYRRRSHELDQDVSTMQRTLPRFTAVETADESKRLVQTPGPSIVIASSGMATGGRVVHHLFAELPYERNTVLFVGYQAVGTRGRNLIEGAHYIKMYGQEVPVRAKVAKINGMSSHADSGEIIKWLRTIPRAPKITYLVHGEPAAQDVLKATIQKELAWNVEIPTHGQTVELPL is encoded by the coding sequence GTGGCCTCTGGCTTCAAGGGGAAGGTGTACTGCACCGGTGGGACGCACGATCTGTCGAAGCTCATTCTTCCGGATGCGGCCCGCATCCAGGAAGAGGATGCCCGCCATGCCAACAAGCACGGGTTCTCGAAACATCATCCCGCGCTGCCGCTCTACACCGAAGCAGACGCCACCGCGGCGCTCTCCCGATTCAAGGTGTGCCCGATGGAGAAGAAGGTCCAGGTCGCCGATCACCTGGACGTTGAGTTCATCAACGCCGGCCACCTGCTGGGTTCGTCGTTCGTGCTGGCCACGCGGCGCGGCAACGGCGGCGGTCGCGTCCTGTTCGGCGGCGACCTGGGCCGTTACAACCGGCCGATCCTTCCCGATCCGTCGCCCGGCGTCGAAACCGACGTGCTGCTGGTCGAGTCAACCTACGGCGATCGCCTCCACCCGCCCGAAGACGACGGCGCGGCGTTCGCGGCCATTGTCAACGACACGGTGACGCGGCGAGGCAAGCTGATTCTCCCGTCCTTCGCGATTGGCCGCGTCGAAGAGCTCCTCTACTGGTTGTACCGCCTCGAGGACCAGAACCGCATCCCGAAGCTGCCGATCTACGTGGACAGCCCGATGGCCCTCGAAGGCCTCGAGTTCTACCGGCGCCGGTCTCACGAACTGGACCAGGATGTGTCCACCATGCAGCGCACCCTGCCGCGCTTCACCGCGGTGGAAACCGCCGATGAGTCGAAGCGCCTGGTCCAGACGCCGGGACCTTCGATCGTGATCGCGTCGAGCGGCATGGCCACCGGCGGCCGCGTCGTGCACCACTTGTTCGCCGAGCTGCCCTACGAGCGGAACACCGTGCTGTTTGTCGGCTACCAGGCCGTGGGCACCCGCGGCCGCAACCTGATCGAGGGCGCGCATTACATCAAGATGTACGGGCAGGAGGTGCCGGTGCGCGCCAAGGTCGCCAAGATCAACGGCATGTCGTCGCACGCCGACTCGGGTGAGATCATCAAGTGGTTGCGCACGATCCCGAGAGCCCCGAAGATCACGTACCTCGTCCACGGCGAGCCTGCTGCCCAGGACGTGCTGAAAGCGACCATCCAGAAGGAACTGGCCTGGAACGTCGAGATCCCGACCCATGGACAAACCGTCGAGCTTCCGCTGTAA